One window of the Desulfovulcanus ferrireducens genome contains the following:
- the map gene encoding type I methionyl aminopeptidase, whose amino-acid sequence MRKFRGIFLKNDYEIGLLREANRIVAQILLELGERIKPGIKTIFLERLAIELCQKFDVKPAFKGYHGYPYALCCSVNEQIVHSFPSERILTEGDIVSIDMGVIYKGFYGDSARTYPVGTITPEASRLIEVTEESLYKGIAEAVVGNDLNDISRAIQTHVEDNGYFVIKRFVGHGIGTKLHEKPEVPNFVPKTAQRLPLKKGMVLAIEPMVAVGTDQVEILADKWTAVTKDRSLSAHFEHTIAITKQGPLILSKP is encoded by the coding sequence TTGAGAAAGTTTAGAGGTATCTTTTTAAAAAATGATTATGAAATTGGCCTCCTAAGGGAGGCCAATCGTATTGTAGCCCAAATTTTACTAGAACTTGGGGAACGCATTAAGCCTGGTATAAAAACAATTTTTCTTGAAAGGTTAGCCATAGAACTTTGCCAAAAATTTGATGTAAAGCCAGCTTTTAAGGGATATCACGGATATCCATATGCATTATGTTGCTCTGTTAATGAGCAAATCGTACATAGCTTCCCTTCCGAGCGAATATTAACTGAAGGAGATATTGTCAGTATTGACATGGGAGTTATTTATAAAGGCTTCTATGGTGACTCAGCTCGAACTTACCCTGTAGGAACGATAACTCCCGAAGCTTCAAGATTAATAGAGGTTACAGAGGAATCACTTTATAAAGGAATAGCAGAAGCAGTTGTTGGGAATGATTTAAACGACATTTCAAGAGCCATACAGACTCATGTAGAAGATAATGGATACTTTGTTATTAAAAGGTTTGTAGGTCATGGAATAGGAACAAAACTTCATGAGAAGCCAGAGGTTCCAAATTTTGTACCGAAAACTGCCCAGAGGTTACCATTGAAAAAAGGCATGGTTTTGGCTATAGAACCAATGGTTGCCGTGGGTACAGATCAGGTTGAAATTTTAGCCGATAAATGGACAGCGGTAACAAAAGACAGAAGCCTGTCGGCTCATTTTGAGCATACTATAGCAATAACAAAACAAGGACCTTTAATTTTAAGTAAACCATAA
- the secY gene encoding preprotein translocase subunit SecY, producing the protein MIENSGLAELKKRIFFTFLLLAVYRIGIHIPVPGIDGNALADFFASTQNTLLGLFDMFSGGGLSKLSIFALGIMPYISASIILQLLTVVSPELSRLSKEEGAAGRKKITQYTRYLTVLITVIQGLGIAIGLENMSSPSGAPIVYTAGWSFRLITILTLTAGTIFIMWLGEQITEFGLGNGISLIIFAGIVARFPSAVVNTFRLMSAGEVTLFVLLFLLLIMAGVLLGIVFVERAQRRIPIQYAKRMMGRKLYGGQTTHLPLRVNTAGVIPPIFASSILMFPATISNFSHIEWLNKVSSLFAPGSVLYNIVFVALIIFFCYFYTAIIFDPKDIADNLKKQGGFIPGIRPGIKTKEYIDKVLSRITFWGAIYISVVCVLPMILIKQFNVPFYYGGTALLIVVGVAMDTMSQFQSHLISSQYEGLMSKAKVKGRR; encoded by the coding sequence ATGATTGAGAATTCAGGCTTAGCTGAGCTAAAGAAAAGAATTTTTTTTACGTTTCTTTTATTAGCAGTATACAGAATAGGTATACACATACCGGTTCCAGGAATTGATGGTAATGCCTTAGCTGATTTTTTTGCAAGTACTCAGAATACATTATTAGGTTTATTTGATATGTTTTCCGGTGGAGGGTTGAGTAAACTCTCCATTTTTGCTCTTGGTATAATGCCATATATTTCCGCGTCTATTATTTTGCAGTTATTAACAGTAGTAAGCCCAGAACTTTCAAGACTAAGCAAAGAAGAAGGTGCAGCAGGCAGAAAGAAGATAACTCAATATACTAGATATCTAACAGTATTAATTACTGTAATACAAGGTCTCGGTATAGCAATTGGCCTTGAAAATATGAGTAGTCCATCTGGTGCTCCTATTGTGTATACTGCAGGATGGTCATTTAGACTTATCACTATTTTAACACTTACTGCTGGAACAATTTTTATAATGTGGCTCGGAGAGCAGATTACTGAATTTGGGCTTGGTAATGGTATTTCACTTATCATATTTGCAGGTATTGTAGCAAGATTTCCTTCAGCAGTCGTAAATACATTTCGTTTAATGTCTGCTGGAGAAGTTACTTTATTTGTATTACTTTTTTTGCTTTTAATCATGGCAGGCGTTCTTCTCGGTATCGTTTTTGTAGAACGTGCTCAACGGAGGATACCAATCCAATATGCTAAGAGAATGATGGGGCGCAAACTATATGGTGGACAAACTACGCATCTACCACTAAGAGTTAATACTGCTGGTGTTATTCCTCCTATTTTTGCTTCATCAATACTCATGTTTCCAGCAACAATTTCAAATTTTTCTCACATTGAATGGTTGAATAAAGTATCTAGTTTGTTTGCACCTGGCTCCGTGCTTTATAATATAGTTTTTGTAGCTCTTATAATATTCTTTTGTTACTTTTATACTGCAATCATTTTTGATCCCAAAGATATAGCTGATAATCTAAAAAAACAAGGTGGTTTTATACCAGGGATTAGACCTGGGATTAAGACCAAAGAATATATAGACAAAGTTCTTTCCAGGATCACATTTTGGGGTGCAATATATATATCTGTAGTTTGTGTCCTTCCTATGATTCTGATAAAACAATTTAATGTCCCTTTTTATTATGGTGGTACAGCACTTCTTATTGTGGTTGGTGTAGCGATGGACACTATGTCTCAGTTTCAGTCCCATCTTATATCTAGTCAATATGAAGGTTTGATGTCAAAAGCCAAAGTAAAAGGAAGGCGTTAA
- the rpmJ gene encoding 50S ribosomal protein L36 — MKVRPSVKKICPKCKIIRRKGILRVICENPRHKQRQG; from the coding sequence ATGAAAGTAAGACCATCTGTAAAAAAAATCTGCCCCAAGTGTAAGATTATACGAAGGAAGGGCATTCTCAGAGTTATTTGCGAAAATCCAAGACATAAACAAAGACAAGGTTAG